In Levilactobacillus brevis, a single genomic region encodes these proteins:
- the cas9 gene encoding type II CRISPR RNA-guided endonuclease Cas9 (Cas9, originally named Csn1, is the large, multifunctional signature protein of type II CRISPR/Cas systems. It is well known even to general audiences because its RNA-guided endonuclease activity has made it a popular tool for custom editing of eukaryotic genomes.): MEQEYKHEPYAIGLDIGTSSIGWVTADMNGYVTRTKGQTGLGVRLFEEGQTAAERRGFRTTRRRLSRRRWRLRLLRDIFDEPISSIDENFFARQKASNISPKDGRFTNKYQLFDDRTDNEFYSDYPTIYNLRWKLMTEHRQFDLREIYLAIHHIVKYRGNFLRSGSPASFKPGDLDFEQRFKSVNDTWRVIFDEVAPQLPEENLEKIAELVLDTNRSRLDRQRALVKLLMAATDENKDWKPYLTEFSKAILGLKAKLFLLTGTQVDKADEKTWTFSLADIEDHRADLEAAFDDTALELIEKLVDLQAAVQLTEIMPSGQYFSQSMIKRYEDHAEHLKWLRAYANQQTDAKKAQALQTAYDHYIDGKDGKAGTQADFYKDLNKILKDDNSELATKISAEIELEHFMPKQRTKENGVIPYQVHQQELDMIIDNQKAYYPFLGEPNPVVGHRSTQPYKIDELVSFRVPYYVGPMVTPEAQAQTGSAESQFSWMVRKDTGDITPWNFDDKVDRIASATNFIQRMKTTDTYLIGEDVLPQQSLIYQRFTVLNELNNVRVNGKLLTRNQKQRIFNQLFKGHGTVSVKALRENLVNSGDVLTAPKIEGLADPKHFNNALTTYRDFKDLLPHDIDRPDRQADIEKIINWSTVFEDAGIFKEKLREIDWLSDQERQRISQKRYRGWGRLSARLLTGIKDEQGLSILDQLWQTQWNFMQIVSRSDYAKAIAEINAAGLAKQDVFDTINEMYTSPQNKKALRQILLVVRDIQKAHHGQAPSRIFIEAARGADQNPQRTRQRQKKLSDLYADQAKIIVDDAVKTELKDRIKNKAQFTTRLMLYFLQNGRDMYTGKRLNIDALSSYDIDHILPQSLVKDDSLDNRVLVGQKVNREKNDAFASELFADKMRGTWELWRSSGLISARKLKHLLMRPNEINKYATGFINRQLVETRQVIKLVTDVLSTEYNPATTKLISVKAGLTHQFRQELKLPKLRELNDYHHAIDAFLAVRIGTYLLKRYPKLERFFVYGQYQAAPQLDLRRFNFIHDLVADKADEKITDLQTGEILWNRKDDVAYVKHLMSLKHLLVTHEVLENHGALFNQTIYKAIMDKQNPGKAKHKRDLIPAKNNRDTTVYGGYSGQTTAYLAIVRINGKQPSYKVVGVRTRMLEQLRQLQQESGLTLDEATKQVLTPELTNTKGKVKNFDVVLPKVYLHQRIEDVVDGKCHQFGLNTDTYYRNFQQLVLPLGLQAALQFPEEDLKKDTLVTIFDEICAQVEKYFTLYGKLNNFASVLVNSREAFSELPIQDVRDANGKVTQPGMTSTLTDIMMGLHSNMTRRPLKQLGFKTSLGMLQVPSGITLTAQAQIVYESPTGLFKRYVKLADL, from the coding sequence ATGGAACAGGAATATAAGCACGAACCATACGCTATCGGACTCGATATTGGGACCAGCTCTATCGGGTGGGTCACTGCCGATATGAATGGTTATGTCACACGAACCAAAGGTCAGACGGGACTGGGTGTTCGTTTATTTGAGGAAGGGCAAACAGCAGCTGAACGGCGGGGGTTTCGAACTACTCGCCGGCGCTTAAGTCGGCGTCGTTGGCGACTGCGATTGTTGCGAGATATTTTTGATGAACCCATTTCATCTATTGATGAGAATTTCTTTGCACGGCAAAAAGCTTCAAACATTTCACCTAAGGACGGACGATTTACGAATAAGTACCAGTTGTTTGATGATCGGACGGATAATGAATTTTATTCAGACTATCCGACGATTTATAACTTGCGTTGGAAGTTGATGACGGAACATCGACAATTTGATTTACGAGAAATTTATTTGGCTATTCACCATATCGTGAAGTATCGGGGGAACTTTCTGCGATCGGGGAGTCCAGCCAGCTTTAAACCGGGTGATTTAGACTTTGAACAGCGGTTTAAGTCTGTGAATGATACTTGGCGCGTAATCTTTGATGAAGTAGCGCCGCAGTTGCCAGAAGAAAATTTGGAAAAGATTGCAGAACTGGTTTTGGATACCAATCGTAGCCGATTAGATCGGCAACGAGCCCTGGTTAAATTACTGATGGCTGCAACTGACGAGAATAAAGATTGGAAACCGTATTTAACTGAATTTTCCAAGGCAATCCTAGGATTAAAGGCCAAGTTATTCTTATTGACAGGCACCCAAGTAGACAAAGCGGATGAAAAGACTTGGACGTTTAGTCTAGCTGATATCGAGGATCATCGGGCAGATTTGGAAGCCGCATTTGATGATACAGCGTTAGAGCTGATTGAAAAATTGGTTGATCTTCAGGCAGCTGTTCAGTTAACTGAGATTATGCCTAGCGGTCAATATTTCTCGCAGAGCATGATTAAACGCTATGAAGACCATGCGGAGCATCTTAAATGGTTGCGAGCGTACGCCAATCAACAAACGGATGCTAAGAAGGCCCAGGCCCTTCAAACGGCTTACGACCATTATATTGATGGTAAAGATGGCAAGGCAGGGACTCAGGCTGATTTCTACAAAGACTTGAACAAGATTTTGAAAGATGATAATTCTGAGTTGGCGACTAAAATTAGTGCCGAGATTGAATTGGAGCACTTCATGCCCAAACAGCGGACAAAGGAAAATGGGGTTATTCCTTATCAGGTACACCAACAGGAATTAGACATGATTATTGATAACCAAAAAGCCTACTATCCTTTCTTGGGGGAACCTAATCCGGTTGTAGGTCATCGTTCAACGCAACCCTATAAAATTGACGAATTGGTAAGCTTCCGGGTGCCTTACTATGTCGGTCCAATGGTGACGCCTGAGGCCCAAGCCCAAACTGGTAGCGCTGAAAGTCAGTTTTCCTGGATGGTGCGTAAGGATACCGGTGACATCACGCCGTGGAACTTTGACGACAAAGTCGATAGGATTGCCTCGGCAACGAACTTTATTCAGCGTATGAAGACGACGGATACGTACCTTATTGGCGAAGATGTGTTGCCACAACAGAGTCTGATTTATCAGCGGTTCACCGTTCTAAACGAGTTAAACAACGTTCGGGTAAATGGCAAATTATTGACGCGCAACCAGAAACAGCGAATTTTTAATCAGTTGTTTAAAGGTCACGGCACCGTCAGCGTGAAGGCGTTGCGTGAAAACTTAGTGAATAGCGGGGATGTGCTTACTGCGCCCAAGATCGAGGGATTAGCTGATCCCAAACACTTTAATAACGCGCTGACCACATATCGCGATTTTAAAGATTTATTGCCGCATGATATTGATCGGCCAGACCGACAAGCGGATATTGAAAAAATCATTAACTGGTCAACAGTCTTTGAAGATGCCGGTATCTTTAAAGAAAAGTTACGTGAAATTGACTGGTTAAGTGATCAGGAACGGCAACGAATCAGTCAAAAGCGTTACCGTGGTTGGGGCCGGCTATCGGCACGCTTGCTGACAGGTATCAAGGATGAACAAGGGTTGTCAATTCTCGATCAATTATGGCAGACACAATGGAACTTCATGCAGATTGTGAGCCGATCAGACTATGCGAAAGCCATTGCCGAGATTAACGCAGCTGGGCTGGCGAAGCAAGATGTGTTCGATACGATTAACGAGATGTACACGTCGCCACAAAATAAAAAGGCCTTACGGCAAATTTTGTTAGTGGTCCGAGACATTCAGAAAGCGCATCATGGTCAAGCACCTAGTCGTATCTTTATCGAGGCGGCCCGGGGTGCTGATCAGAATCCGCAGCGAACCCGACAACGGCAGAAAAAGCTCAGTGATCTGTACGCTGATCAGGCAAAGATAATTGTTGATGATGCGGTTAAGACGGAACTCAAGGATCGAATCAAGAATAAAGCCCAATTCACTACGCGTCTGATGCTTTACTTCCTGCAGAATGGTCGAGATATGTATACGGGTAAGCGTCTGAATATCGATGCATTATCGTCGTATGATATCGATCACATTCTACCGCAGTCTTTGGTTAAAGATGATTCGTTAGATAATCGGGTACTAGTAGGTCAAAAGGTAAATCGAGAAAAAAATGACGCCTTTGCTTCCGAGCTATTTGCGGATAAGATGCGCGGTACATGGGAACTTTGGCGGTCATCAGGCCTAATCAGTGCACGTAAACTCAAGCATTTATTAATGCGACCAAATGAAATTAATAAATATGCAACCGGATTTATTAATCGGCAATTGGTTGAAACGCGTCAAGTGATTAAGCTAGTCACGGATGTTTTGAGTACGGAGTACAATCCGGCAACGACTAAGCTTATCTCGGTTAAAGCTGGGTTGACGCATCAATTCCGACAAGAACTGAAATTGCCTAAGTTGCGAGAGTTGAATGATTATCACCATGCGATTGACGCTTTCTTAGCAGTTCGTATCGGGACTTACTTACTGAAACGTTACCCTAAGCTGGAACGGTTCTTTGTTTACGGTCAGTACCAGGCTGCACCGCAGTTGGACTTGCGTCGATTTAACTTTATTCATGATTTAGTTGCCGATAAGGCGGATGAAAAAATTACTGATTTGCAAACTGGTGAGATTTTGTGGAATCGAAAAGATGATGTGGCGTATGTCAAGCACTTGATGAGCTTGAAACATTTGCTGGTGACACATGAAGTGCTTGAGAATCATGGTGCGTTGTTTAATCAGACCATTTATAAGGCAATTATGGATAAGCAAAATCCTGGGAAAGCTAAGCATAAACGGGATTTGATTCCGGCTAAAAATAATCGTGACACGACGGTTTATGGTGGCTATTCGGGACAGACGACAGCTTACTTGGCAATTGTTCGTATAAATGGTAAACAGCCATCATACAAAGTAGTGGGTGTGCGGACTAGGATGCTCGAACAGTTAAGACAATTACAGCAGGAGTCTGGTTTGACGTTGGATGAGGCGACTAAACAAGTGTTAACGCCAGAGTTAACAAACACTAAAGGCAAGGTTAAGAATTTCGATGTTGTACTACCAAAAGTTTATCTACATCAGCGAATAGAAGATGTTGTTGATGGGAAGTGTCATCAATTTGGTTTAAATACGGATACTTATTACCGTAATTTCCAGCAGTTGGTTTTACCATTAGGATTACAGGCGGCGCTACAATTTCCTGAAGAAGATTTGAAGAAAGATACGCTGGTAACTATTTTTGACGAGATTTGTGCGCAGGTAGAAAAATACTTTACACTCTACGGTAAGCTGAATAATTTTGCAAGTGTATTAGTCAATTCGCGAGAAGCGTTTAGTGAACTGCCAATTCAGGACGTTCGTGATGCGAACGGAAAGGTGACACAGCCTGGCATGACATCTACTTTGACGGACATCATGATGGGCCTGCATAGTAATATGACAAGACGACCGCTTAAGCAGTTAGGATTTAAAACCTCACTTGGGATGCTTCAAGTACCATCAGGAATTACTCTGACGGCTCAAGCTCAAATTGTTTATGAGTCTCCCACAGGACTTTTCAAGCGATACGTGAAGTTAGCAGATCTTTAG